One Gordonia pseudamarae genomic window, GGCGTCGCCGATCCGGATCTCGGTGCCCACCAGCGCCAGTCCCGCGTAGCCGGGATGATCGGCGGCATCGGCCGGGCTGAGGGTCGCAACCATCCCCGACGCCTCGGTGAGGCCGTACACCTGGATCAGCGGAATCCCCTGGGCCCGGTATGTCTCGATGAGATGATCGCTCACCGGGGCGCCTCCGGTGCCGGCGAAGGTGAACTCGGCCAGCGTGCGCTTGCCGAAGTCGGGCAGGGCGGCGATCCGCTCCCAGATCACCGGTACCGTGGTGGTGGCGGTGACCCGTTCGCGTTCGAAGGTGTCCAGGGCGATCTCGGGATCGAAATCGCGCAGCAGCACCATCGTGGCACCGGGAACCAGCACCAACTGGATGAAGATCGACATCACCGAACCGGTGTAGACCAGCGGTGCCGAGCACATCACCCGGTCGCTCGCGGATATGCCATAGGTGATTGTCTGCGAGATGCCCGGGGTGATCGCGTTGCGATGGGTCAGCAATGCGCCCTTCTGTACGCCCGTGGTACCGGAGGTGTAGCAGATGAACGCCGGATCGTCGGGTTCGATGGTGACCGCCGGTGCGGGGCCGGGGTCGACGAGTGCGGTGAACGGAAGGTGCCCGGCGCCGCCGAGATTGACGACCTCGAATTCGGCCGCGGCCGCGGCAATATCGAGAAGTCCGGCGAACATATCCTCGACGACAACGACTTTCGGTGCACTGTCGACGATCATCGGTGCGAGCTCGTGCCCGGTGAGCCGGAAGTTGAGGGGGACGCAGATCGCACCGAGTTTGACGGTGGCGATCATGATCTGGGCCAACTCGGGACAGTTGAGCATCATCACCGCGACCCGGTCGCCCTTGGTGACTCCGCGGGTCGCCAGCCCGCGCGCGAGTGCGTCTGTGGCACGGTCGAATTCGGACCAGCTCTGGTAGGTTCCGGCAAAGGCGATGGCGTCCTGTGCGGGGCGCGTGCGGCCCCAATGCCGGACGAGGTCGGCGATATTCATAGTCACTCCTGATGTGATGGCTGGGCTGAGGTGAGACGGGTGAGGATCTCGGCGGTGTGGGCGCCGACGGCCGGTGGCAGGGCGGGGGCGAAGTCCTCGCCGGCCACACGTACCGGTGAGGTGATGAATCGCAGGTCGCCTACTCCCTCGCAGGCGACGGAGTAGGTATTGTTCCGGGCGACGAAATGGGGGTCGGCCAGCATGTCGTCGATGTCGTTGACGGGGCCGCCGGCGATGCCGTGCTCGATGAACATCTCGACCCACTCGGCCCGTGTCCGCTCGGCGAAGATCTCGGTCAGGGCCTGCCACACCATGTCCGCCCGGCGCGGAGCGTCGTCGTCGGTGCTGGTGAGGTCGATGCCGATGAGGTCGTCGCGGCCGACGGCACGCAGGAAGTTGTGCCAGAACTTGTCCACATGGGAGCCGAACAGGATGGCCTGGCCGTCCTTTGTCCGGTAGGCCTCCAGCCGTGGCCAGTCCGGCAGCCGGCCGTCGGGCAGCCAGGTGGGCCGCGGCATCGACCGCGTCTCATTGAGCGTGGCGTCCGCGAGGTCGGGCATCCAGGCGGCGGCGATGTCGATGCCCGCGACCTCGACGTGGCCGCCCTCGCCGGTGGTGCGGGCCTTGTGCAGGGCGGCGAGCACCGCCATCGCCCCGTAGGCGCCGAGCGCGTACATGGCGATCGGCGGGGTCCGCGATCCGGCGATACCGCTCACCGGGGGAGTGTCGGGGGTGGCCACCTCCCGCAGGCCGGCGTAGGCGTCGAAGACCGGCCCACCGGTGCCGAGCGTGCGGTAGGGGCCGTCGGTGCCCATCCCCGACACCGTACACAGTACGATCGATGGGTTGGCCTGCCGGAGTTGGGGATAGCCGATGCCCAGCCAGTCGAGATAGCCGCCGCGCATACCTTCGATGACGGCGTCGCACTGTGCGGCCAGGGCGAGGAAGGTTTGTTTGCCCGCGTCCGAACGCAGATCGATGTCGACGGACTTCTTGCCCCGGTTCCAGCGCAGATGCATGAACGAGGGGCCGTCGGGCCCGCCGACCGCGCGGGCGCCGCCCACTCGGACCGGATCGCCGGCACCGGTTTCGACCTTGATCACCTCGGCACCGAGGTCGGCCAGGTGCCCACCGAGGGACGAGGGCGCCAGCTGCGCGACTTCGAGTACTCGAATGCCTTCCAGCAGCGAGTATCCGCTCATGGTGTCAGTTCCTTCTCTGCGGTTCGGGTGCGGTGCCGGGGGTGGTGAGCACCCACAGGCCGGTGGCCTCGGCGATCAGTGTCCGGTCGTCGGTGATGGTCGCCGCCAGATATCGCTTGCGGCCGTCCTGGCGGACGAATTCGGCGGTGGCGGTCAGCTTCCGGTAGAGGGGCGCCGGCGACCGGTAGTCGACGCTGAGATTGGCGGTGCGCGCCCACCCCAGGCCGAGTGAATTGCCCAGCCGGGACATGATCTCGTCGAAGATCATCGGGGTGACGCCCCCGTTGAGCGCGTAGCGTCCCGAATGGAACCGCTCGATGGTGAAGTGCCCGCGTGCGGTGGTGCCGGTGACCTCGTCGACGTGCAACGCCGGCGCCATCACCTGCCCCCGGCCCGGGCGGTCCCAGAGGCGGCCGCAGAGCTGGTCGTCCTCGGCCGTCTCATGCGATCGCAGTTGCCCGGCCACCTCGTGGAGCCGATGGGCAAGTGCCGCGGCGACTTCGGGCGGCGGATCGCACCGGGTGAACGCCTCCTGCAGCGCACTCACCGCGCCCGTGAGTGCGGCGAACTCGTCGTCGGATTCGGTGGTCGGGCCGAAGAGGTCAGTCCACGTCGGCGAGATGACCTCGGATATGGTCCGGCCCGCCCCGAGCGGAGCGATGCTCATCGCCCGACCAGCAGCGGTGCGCAGGCGGCGTCGGTCCTGCCCGACGGGGCCGGTCTGCCCGTCGCCGCCATCGCCGCAACATCGCGCGCCACCATGTTGTGAAAGACCTGACCCGGCAACTCGTTGCGGCCGTAGATCAGCGTGTCGACCTGGCCGTGGGCGGCATTGTCGGAGATGGTCTTGGTGACGAACCAATCCTCGGCGTGCAATGTCTCCATGAGGAGTTCCCAGTTCTTCTCCAGCACCCGTTCTTCGCGGGGTGTCGCCGGTTTGTGCGGGGACAGGAGCCGGATCGTGCAGTAGGACTTGTTCACGTCGTCGGGGTCGGGAACGATGGTCCATACCTCGAAGTGATTGGGTTCGGTCACCAGCATCGTGCCCGGGTACACGGT contains:
- a CDS encoding class I adenylate-forming enzyme family protein; this encodes MNIADLVRHWGRTRPAQDAIAFAGTYQSWSEFDRATDALARGLATRGVTKGDRVAVMMLNCPELAQIMIATVKLGAICVPLNFRLTGHELAPMIVDSAPKVVVVEDMFAGLLDIAAAAAEFEVVNLGGAGHLPFTALVDPGPAPAVTIEPDDPAFICYTSGTTGVQKGALLTHRNAITPGISQTITYGISASDRVMCSAPLVYTGSVMSIFIQLVLVPGATMVLLRDFDPEIALDTFERERVTATTTVPVIWERIAALPDFGKRTLAEFTFAGTGGAPVSDHLIETYRAQGIPLIQVYGLTEASGMVATLSPADAADHPGYAGLALVGTEIRIGDADNRTVPAGEVGEILVKGEHVMSGYWNNPRATADTLVDGWLRTGDLGFVDERGFLKIVDRSKDMLISGGLNVYPAEIESALHAIDGLLDYAVIGVKDERWGEVPMVVFHSDRDPSAIVADIATTAQQSLARFKRPRHAVVLDEPLPRTFSGKLAKAQLRQRFPSAPEAAVPVDPAADRIPS
- a CDS encoding CaiB/BaiF CoA transferase family protein, whose product is MSGYSLLEGIRVLEVAQLAPSSLGGHLADLGAEVIKVETGAGDPVRVGGARAVGGPDGPSFMHLRWNRGKKSVDIDLRSDAGKQTFLALAAQCDAVIEGMRGGYLDWLGIGYPQLRQANPSIVLCTVSGMGTDGPYRTLGTGGPVFDAYAGLREVATPDTPPVSGIAGSRTPPIAMYALGAYGAMAVLAALHKARTTGEGGHVEVAGIDIAAAWMPDLADATLNETRSMPRPTWLPDGRLPDWPRLEAYRTKDGQAILFGSHVDKFWHNFLRAVGRDDLIGIDLTSTDDDAPRRADMVWQALTEIFAERTRAEWVEMFIEHGIAGGPVNDIDDMLADPHFVARNNTYSVACEGVGDLRFITSPVRVAGEDFAPALPPAVGAHTAEILTRLTSAQPSHQE
- a CDS encoding PaaI family thioesterase, whose amino-acid sequence is MSIAPLGAGRTISEVISPTWTDLFGPTTESDDEFAALTGAVSALQEAFTRCDPPPEVAAALAHRLHEVAGQLRSHETAEDDQLCGRLWDRPGRGQVMAPALHVDEVTGTTARGHFTIERFHSGRYALNGGVTPMIFDEIMSRLGNSLGLGWARTANLSVDYRSPAPLYRKLTATAEFVRQDGRKRYLAATITDDRTLIAEATGLWVLTTPGTAPEPQRRN